One window from the genome of Methylophaga thalassica encodes:
- a CDS encoding TRAP transporter substrate-binding protein, producing MLASCLSRSFIVGFLALMLTSCGQSDPSQSVTDNTTNNKTYRWKMVTTWPPGFPVLQEGAERFAANIKAMSNGRLEIKVYAGGELIPALQVFEAVSQGTVEMGHGSAYYWAGKVPEAQFFSTVPFGMTALGMNSWLYDGGGLELWREIYKPFHVIPFPLGNTGVQMGGWFNKEINSVDDLQGLKMRIPGLGGKVLAKAGGNPVLLAGSEVYSALERNTIDATEWIGPYHDERLGLYRAAQHYYYPGWHEPGTVLELTVNERAWNSLPADLQAIVTNAAQAENLTMLSEMEHKNAEALQILKARDDITIAPFPDDVLQRLKTLSEETLAEEAAKNPKFKRVYEAYQAFRKKDAAWSEISERSYLNIEPAQ from the coding sequence ATGTTGGCATCATGTTTATCACGTTCATTCATTGTGGGTTTTCTCGCCCTGATGTTGACCTCATGTGGACAAAGTGATCCATCTCAGTCCGTCACTGATAATACAACGAACAATAAGACCTACCGCTGGAAAATGGTCACGACATGGCCACCAGGCTTCCCTGTTTTACAAGAAGGGGCTGAACGTTTTGCCGCTAATATCAAAGCGATGTCCAATGGTCGTCTGGAAATTAAAGTTTATGCAGGTGGTGAACTGATTCCTGCTTTGCAGGTATTTGAAGCCGTGTCACAAGGTACGGTAGAAATGGGTCATGGCAGTGCCTATTACTGGGCCGGTAAAGTACCTGAAGCCCAGTTCTTTTCTACCGTGCCTTTTGGTATGACTGCTTTAGGTATGAATTCATGGCTATACGATGGCGGCGGTCTCGAATTATGGCGTGAAATCTATAAACCGTTTCATGTCATCCCCTTCCCACTTGGTAATACGGGTGTTCAGATGGGTGGCTGGTTTAATAAAGAAATCAACTCCGTTGATGATCTGCAAGGTCTAAAAATGCGTATTCCTGGCTTAGGCGGCAAAGTATTGGCTAAAGCTGGCGGTAACCCTGTTTTATTGGCTGGTAGCGAAGTTTATAGTGCGCTTGAACGTAATACCATTGATGCCACTGAATGGATTGGTCCATACCATGATGAGCGTTTAGGCCTTTACCGTGCTGCACAGCATTATTATTATCCGGGCTGGCATGAACCGGGCACCGTACTCGAATTAACCGTCAATGAACGTGCTTGGAATAGCTTACCGGCAGATCTACAGGCAATCGTCACTAATGCCGCACAAGCAGAAAACCTGACTATGTTGTCAGAAATGGAACACAAAAATGCCGAGGCATTACAGATTTTAAAAGCCCGCGATGACATCACCATTGCACCATTTCCTGATGATGTTTTACAACGTTTAAAAACCTTATCTGAAGAGACATTAGCCGAAGAAGCGGCGAAAAATCCTAAGTTTAAACGTGTGTATGAGGCATATCAGGCATTTCGTAAGAAAGATGCTGCCTGGTCTGAAATCTCTGAGCGTAGCTATCTTAATATTGAACCGGCACAATGA
- a CDS encoding DUF502 domain-containing protein, with translation MFRFLTRQFLTGLITILPITITLYLIYWVISSTEQALSHVIKFILPEYMYWPGMGFLAAIALIFSLGIMMRLYVFKRLFKFAESLLYHLPVIKSIYGSMHDFFHYFTPGRETEFQQVVAVKLDNGMEMIGFITLDNAEHLPTQDDEERVLVYFPMSYNIGGYPVIMPRRLLKPVDMTMEQAMRFVLTAGVAGHTKPK, from the coding sequence ATGTTTCGATTTCTTACCCGTCAATTTCTGACCGGCCTTATCACAATACTGCCTATCACCATAACGCTCTATCTGATTTACTGGGTTATTTCTTCAACTGAACAGGCGTTAAGTCACGTCATTAAGTTTATCCTGCCTGAGTATATGTATTGGCCTGGCATGGGATTTCTTGCTGCCATTGCCTTGATTTTTTCACTCGGCATCATGATGCGGCTCTATGTTTTCAAACGCTTATTCAAATTTGCAGAAAGTCTGCTTTATCACTTACCTGTTATCAAATCGATATATGGCAGCATGCATGACTTTTTCCATTACTTCACCCCCGGTCGAGAAACAGAGTTTCAACAAGTTGTCGCCGTCAAACTCGATAATGGTATGGAAATGATTGGTTTTATTACACTGGATAATGCCGAACATTTACCGACACAAGATGATGAAGAACGCGTGCTGGTCTATTTTCCGATGAGTTACAACATCGGTGGTTACCCAGTCATTATGCCAAGACGCTTGTTGAAACCTGTTGATATGACCATGGAACAGGCGATGCGCTTTGTATTAACCGCTGGTGTCGCGGGTCATACAAAACCTAAATAG
- the rhlB gene encoding ATP-dependent RNA helicase RhlB translates to MSAHLTEQAFSSLPLHASLKAGLAQAGFEFCTPIQASALPLLLSGRDVAGQAQTGTGKTIAFLLATFQCLLEKAPAENWDGKQPRALILAPTRELAIQIAKDAEKLNVESNLRIGIAHGGKDYQRQRDMITGGLDILIGTPGRLLDYQKQHVFSLKFIDVVVLDEADRMFDLGFIKDVRYFLRRIPKPEQRLGMLFSATLSYKVSELAYEHMNNPEKVQVEPEKMMGDRIEEWVYYPANDEKIPLLLALIARLNPERGIIFVNTKQAAEVVWGYLEGNGYKASLLSGDVPQKKRERLLQHFQDGEFPFLVATDVAARGLHIPAVSHVFNYDLPQDVEDYVHRTGRTARAGASGVAISLACEEYVFSLPDIEAYIKHKLPLASTSDEHLETPKPRVKREKEAIPQRKRHDVNKPEKPRRRRNKPRNGVNSHADKQ, encoded by the coding sequence ATGAGTGCACATCTAACCGAGCAGGCCTTCTCATCCTTGCCACTCCACGCTTCACTAAAAGCCGGGCTGGCACAGGCCGGATTCGAATTTTGCACGCCGATCCAAGCATCTGCGCTGCCACTATTATTATCCGGGCGCGATGTCGCTGGTCAGGCACAGACAGGAACAGGAAAAACCATCGCTTTTTTACTGGCGACTTTCCAGTGTTTACTTGAAAAAGCCCCTGCGGAAAACTGGGATGGAAAACAACCCAGAGCACTAATCCTGGCGCCAACTCGCGAATTAGCCATTCAGATAGCCAAGGATGCGGAAAAACTGAATGTGGAATCAAATTTACGCATAGGCATCGCTCATGGTGGCAAAGATTACCAACGTCAGCGAGATATGATTACTGGTGGTCTGGATATTTTGATTGGTACACCCGGACGCTTGCTGGATTATCAGAAACAGCATGTTTTCAGTTTAAAATTTATTGATGTGGTGGTGCTGGATGAAGCGGATCGGATGTTTGATCTTGGCTTTATTAAAGATGTGCGTTATTTCCTGCGCCGCATTCCCAAACCCGAACAACGTTTAGGCATGTTGTTTTCCGCCACCTTGAGTTACAAAGTCAGTGAACTCGCCTATGAACATATGAATAACCCGGAAAAGGTTCAGGTTGAGCCTGAAAAAATGATGGGCGATCGTATTGAAGAATGGGTGTATTACCCGGCGAATGATGAAAAGATTCCATTATTACTTGCGTTGATTGCTCGGTTAAACCCAGAGCGAGGCATTATTTTTGTGAATACCAAACAAGCTGCTGAAGTAGTTTGGGGCTATTTAGAAGGAAATGGGTACAAAGCTTCATTACTTTCTGGCGATGTACCGCAAAAAAAACGCGAGCGTCTGTTACAGCATTTTCAGGATGGTGAGTTTCCTTTTCTTGTCGCCACCGATGTCGCTGCGCGAGGCCTGCATATTCCTGCAGTCAGTCACGTGTTTAATTATGACTTACCTCAAGATGTGGAAGATTATGTGCACAGAACAGGCCGTACAGCCCGTGCCGGCGCCAGTGGTGTGGCCATTAGTTTAGCTTGTGAAGAATATGTGTTTTCATTACCGGATATTGAGGCTTATATTAAGCATAAATTACCCTTGGCTTCGACGTCTGATGAACACTTAGAAACTCCAAAACCGCGGGTGAAAAGAGAAAAAGAAGCGATACCGCAGCGAAAAAGACATGACGTGAATAAACCAGAAAAACCCAGACGCAGGCGTAACAAGCCGAGAAATGGCGTAAATTCACATGCAGATAAACAATAA
- a CDS encoding DUF411 domain-containing protein translates to MKNVLFIVFCLISLPVFADSEWAASDVQVDKPIDIKVYRNPDCQCCHKWMTYLEDHGFHVIDQPTHNLDAIKEKLGVPSAMHSCHTAVVDGYAIEGHVPAEDIMRLLTQKPDITGLAVPQMPVGTPGMEMGLRKDNFAVIEFNQAQQYSIFTTYQVDKNHQYQASTTEE, encoded by the coding sequence ATGAAAAATGTCCTTTTTATCGTCTTTTGTTTGATCAGTTTGCCTGTATTTGCCGACTCAGAGTGGGCTGCCTCAGATGTCCAAGTGGATAAACCGATTGATATCAAGGTTTACCGTAACCCTGATTGCCAATGCTGCCACAAATGGATGACTTACCTGGAAGATCACGGTTTTCATGTTATTGATCAACCAACACACAATCTTGATGCCATAAAAGAGAAGCTCGGTGTGCCCAGTGCGATGCACTCCTGCCACACTGCCGTGGTAGACGGTTATGCTATTGAGGGCCATGTACCAGCAGAAGACATTATGCGCTTATTAACCCAAAAGCCGGATATCACCGGACTCGCCGTGCCACAAATGCCTGTCGGCACACCCGGAATGGAAATGGGACTGCGTAAAGATAACTTTGCTGTTATCGAATTTAATCAAGCACAGCAATATTCTATTTTTACAACATACCAAGTTGATAAGAATCACCAATATCAGGCCAGCACAACCGAGGAATAA
- the uvrD gene encoding DNA helicase II, with product MDVSELLNDLNKPQREAVAAPLGHARILAGAGSGKTRVLVHRIAWLIQAEGFSAGNILAVTFTNKAAAEMRGRIEDILGYPPGGMWVGTFHGLAHRLLRSHWKEAELPQNFQILDSDDQLRMLKRIIRAMELDEAQWPPKQAQWYINAQKDEGLRAKDIQAGHDPYSKNMLAIYSAYEQACQRAGVIDFGEILLRSHELWLKRPDILAQYQQRFKQILVDEFQDTNTLQYAWLRMLAGSSGHLFIVGDDDQSIYGWRGARIENIQQFDKDYQGASTIRLEQNYRSTGNILKAANAVIANNSERLGKELWTEDDDGDLIQIYNAYNERDEASYLVEQIRKWVENGGKRSDAAVLYRSNAQSRVIEEALLQAAMPYRVYGGLRFFERAEIKDVLSYLRLVSNRLDDAAFERIVNTPTRGIGAATLTQLRQYARERGISMWHSAIEMLNAKTFAARAGNALAAFLTLIDSLTPEQEGVMSLNEITQLVIDESGLKAHYAKDKTEKGQGRLDNLEELISATKQFHKPEEAEDMSDLDAFLAHAALEAGENQADRWEDCVQLMTLHSAKGLEFPIVFMVGMEEGLFPGQKSSDDPVRLAEERRLCYVGMTRARKTLYLLFTESRFLYGQEMMQRPSRFLSELPSSCTEEVRARNNHISPSINGVRGRESQTLNETSIKTGQQVHHQKFGPGVVVDTEGSGKNARVQVNFKHAGSKWLVLAYAKLDIL from the coding sequence ATGGATGTCTCAGAACTTTTAAATGACCTAAATAAACCACAACGTGAAGCCGTTGCTGCTCCGTTGGGCCACGCCAGAATATTAGCGGGTGCCGGCAGTGGTAAAACGCGTGTATTAGTTCATCGTATCGCCTGGCTGATTCAGGCTGAAGGTTTCTCGGCGGGCAATATTCTTGCTGTTACCTTTACCAACAAAGCTGCCGCTGAAATGCGTGGTCGAATTGAAGACATTCTGGGCTACCCACCCGGCGGAATGTGGGTAGGCACATTCCATGGTCTGGCGCATCGTTTACTCCGATCTCACTGGAAAGAGGCAGAACTGCCACAGAACTTTCAGATTCTTGATAGTGATGACCAACTGCGGATGTTAAAACGCATCATCCGAGCCATGGAACTTGATGAAGCCCAGTGGCCACCCAAACAGGCTCAGTGGTACATCAATGCTCAGAAGGACGAAGGTCTCAGAGCTAAAGACATTCAAGCCGGCCATGATCCTTATTCAAAAAATATGCTGGCGATTTATAGTGCCTACGAACAGGCCTGTCAGCGCGCTGGTGTGATTGATTTTGGTGAAATATTACTCAGAAGCCATGAACTGTGGTTAAAACGTCCCGATATTCTGGCGCAATATCAGCAGCGGTTTAAACAAATTTTAGTCGACGAATTTCAGGATACCAATACCCTGCAATATGCCTGGTTACGTATGTTAGCTGGCAGTAGCGGACACCTTTTCATCGTCGGTGATGATGACCAATCGATATACGGTTGGCGTGGTGCTCGCATTGAAAATATCCAACAGTTTGATAAAGACTACCAAGGTGCCAGCACCATCCGTCTGGAACAAAACTATCGCTCCACCGGGAATATTCTCAAAGCAGCGAATGCGGTTATCGCCAATAATAGTGAGCGTTTAGGCAAAGAACTCTGGACTGAAGATGATGATGGTGATCTCATCCAGATTTACAACGCTTATAACGAGCGCGATGAAGCTTCTTATCTGGTAGAACAAATCCGCAAATGGGTTGAAAATGGCGGTAAACGCAGTGATGCTGCCGTGCTGTATCGCTCCAACGCCCAATCACGTGTCATTGAGGAAGCCTTATTACAAGCAGCCATGCCCTATCGGGTTTATGGTGGCTTACGCTTCTTCGAGCGAGCCGAAATCAAGGATGTGCTTTCTTATTTACGGCTGGTATCAAATCGTCTCGACGATGCCGCCTTCGAACGTATCGTTAACACCCCGACCCGAGGCATAGGGGCGGCCACGCTGACACAATTGCGTCAATATGCCCGTGAGCGCGGTATTTCCATGTGGCATAGCGCTATTGAAATGCTGAATGCTAAAACTTTCGCTGCCCGTGCTGGCAATGCATTGGCGGCTTTTCTCACCTTGATTGATTCGCTAACGCCTGAGCAAGAAGGTGTGATGTCTTTAAACGAAATCACCCAACTGGTTATCGATGAAAGTGGTTTAAAAGCCCATTATGCGAAAGATAAAACTGAAAAAGGTCAGGGCCGGTTAGACAATCTAGAGGAATTAATCTCCGCCACCAAACAGTTTCACAAGCCTGAAGAAGCTGAAGATATGTCCGATCTGGATGCGTTTCTTGCCCATGCCGCACTGGAGGCAGGTGAGAATCAGGCCGATCGCTGGGAAGACTGCGTGCAGTTAATGACGCTTCATTCGGCTAAAGGTCTGGAGTTTCCTATCGTCTTTATGGTGGGAATGGAAGAAGGCCTTTTCCCTGGACAGAAATCCAGTGATGATCCGGTTCGACTCGCTGAAGAAAGACGTCTTTGCTACGTCGGTATGACACGTGCCAGAAAGACGTTATATCTCCTATTCACAGAATCGCGTTTCCTTTACGGGCAGGAGATGATGCAACGGCCTTCCCGTTTTTTGAGCGAATTACCCAGCAGCTGTACAGAAGAAGTTCGTGCTCGCAATAATCACATTAGCCCAAGCATCAATGGTGTTCGTGGTCGGGAAAGTCAGACATTAAATGAAACCAGCATCAAAACTGGACAACAAGTTCATCATCAAAAATTTGGCCCCGGTGTTGTGGTAGATACTGAAGGTTCAGGTAAAAATGCACGGGTACAAGTCAACTTTAAGCATGCAGGAAGTAAGTGGTTGGTACTTGCTTATGCTAAATTAGACATACTTTAA
- a CDS encoding DMT family transporter, giving the protein MEVLVVLSRLLFSAFSNVFQKQLTHRGFDSLFIVFSAYLVLAVICLPLLFLFDPFSLTPTFWINIFFAALLDMAGTVYLVMSLSKTDLSVFGPLNAYKVVVSMILAMIFIGEIPNLQGFFGVAVIVAGSYFLFPAKTTQQSRIKTLLKDKGVQYRFLSILLFSIGTLPLKTAVVNGGALATTVFWCLFGLPLAAMTEWFFIKGKLQENMTKAQGNIQSFIYLGCLIFLMQYMTMLVFSHLFVAYSLALFQLSMVLQVFLGYRIFNEQYIWRRLSACLVMVAGSLLVLNA; this is encoded by the coding sequence ATGGAAGTGCTCGTTGTGCTGAGCAGGTTACTGTTCTCGGCATTTTCTAATGTTTTTCAAAAGCAGCTGACTCACCGTGGTTTTGACTCACTGTTTATTGTGTTTAGTGCTTACCTTGTTCTGGCTGTAATTTGTCTGCCATTACTGTTCTTATTTGATCCGTTTTCGCTGACGCCCACGTTCTGGATCAATATTTTTTTTGCTGCTTTACTCGACATGGCCGGTACGGTGTATCTGGTGATGTCATTGTCAAAAACTGATTTATCTGTATTCGGCCCATTGAATGCCTATAAAGTCGTTGTTTCAATGATTTTGGCAATGATCTTTATTGGTGAAATACCAAACCTGCAAGGTTTCTTTGGTGTCGCTGTTATCGTTGCCGGTAGTTATTTTTTATTTCCAGCTAAAACAACTCAGCAGAGCCGCATCAAGACCTTATTGAAAGATAAAGGTGTTCAATACCGTTTTTTATCTATTCTGCTTTTTTCTATCGGCACCCTGCCTCTTAAAACAGCTGTGGTTAATGGCGGCGCCTTAGCGACAACCGTTTTCTGGTGTCTATTCGGACTACCACTGGCTGCCATGACCGAATGGTTTTTCATCAAAGGCAAGCTGCAAGAAAACATGACAAAAGCACAGGGAAATATTCAGTCGTTTATTTATCTGGGTTGTCTGATCTTTCTGATGCAATACATGACAATGCTGGTATTTTCACACCTATTCGTCGCTTATTCTCTGGCATTATTTCAGTTAAGTATGGTGTTACAGGTTTTCTTGGGCTACCGTATTTTTAATGAACAATATATATGGCGGCGTCTGTCAGCCTGCCTGGTGATGGTTGCTGGCAGTTTACTGGTGTTAAACGCTTGA
- the trxA gene encoding thioredoxin TrxA has product MSENVTHVTDGDFDSQVLQSDLPVLVDYWAEWCGPCKMIAPVLDEIATEYAGKLKVCKLNIDENQDTPPRYGIRGIPTLMLFKDGEVEATKVGALTKSQLAAFLDSNI; this is encoded by the coding sequence ATGAGCGAAAACGTCACCCACGTGACCGATGGCGACTTTGATAGCCAAGTACTACAGTCTGACCTGCCTGTGTTGGTCGATTACTGGGCTGAATGGTGCGGTCCATGCAAAATGATCGCCCCTGTATTGGATGAAATCGCGACCGAGTACGCTGGTAAATTGAAAGTTTGCAAACTGAATATTGACGAAAACCAGGACACTCCACCACGTTACGGTATCCGTGGTATCCCAACATTGATGCTATTTAAAGACGGTGAAGTCGAAGCAACAAAAGTGGGTGCTTTAACGAAATCACAATTGGCTGCATTTTTAGACAGCAATATTTAA